DNA from Variovorax sp. V213:
CCCGCGTGATCGCCGACAAGCTGCCCCTCACGCTCAACAAGGACGGCGCCGGCAAGGTCACGATCGACAAGGTGCCCAAGGTCAAGGCCGCGCGCGAGCTGCTGCTCGAGGCCACCTATGCCGACCCGAACGGCGAAGTGCAGACCATCCGCAGCACGCAGACGCTGTGGCCGGCATCGGTCATCGCCGGCATCAAGACCGAGGGCTGGGTGTCCACGAGCCAGAAGCTCAAGTACCAGGCGCTCGCGCTGGACCTTTCGGGCAAGCCGCAGGCCGGCGTCACGCTCAACGTGCGCGCCGTGGCGCGCATCACCACCACCAGCCGCAAACGCATGGTGGGCGGCTTCTACACCTACGACAACAAGACCGAGACCAAGGACATCGGCACCGTCTGCAGCGGCAAGAGCGACGCGCGCGGCCTGCTGCTGTGCGAGTCGGTGCTCAAGGAGGCCGGCGAGGTCGAGCTGGTGGCCAGCGCCACTGACAGCGAAGGCCGCGACAGCCGCGCTGCCAGCTCGGTGTACGTGACCAGGCAGGGCGAACTCTGGTTCGGCGGCGAGGACAACGACCGCATCGACGTGCTGCCCGAGAAGAAGAGCTACCAGCCCGGCGAGACCGCCAAGTTCCAGGTGCGCAGCCCGTTCCGCTTTGCCACCGCGCTGGTGTCGGTGGAACGCGAAGGCATCATCGAGACCCGCGTGGTGCAGCTCGACGGAAAAGACCCGACCGTGAGCCTGGAGGTCAAGCCCGAATGGGGGCCGAACGCCTACGTGAGCGTGCTCGCGCTGCGCGGGCGCCTGCGCGAAGTGCCGTGGTACAGCTTCTTCACCTGGGGCTTCAAGGCACCGCGCGAGTGGTGGACCGCCTTCTGGTACGAAGGCAAGGAATACGTCGCCCCCACCGCGATGGTCGACCTGAGCAAGCCCGCCTACCGCCTCGGCATGGCCGAGATCCGCGTCGGCACGCGCGCGCACCAGATCGACGTGACCGTGACCAGCGACAAGCCCAGCTACCCGGTGCGCAGCAAGGCGCAGATCACCATCTCCGCCAAGCTGCCCGACGGCAAGCCCGCGGCCGGCGCCGAAGTGGCCTTGGCCGCGGTCGACCAGGCGCTCCTGGAGTTGATGCCCAACGACAGCTGGAACCTGCTCAACGCCATGCTGCAGCGGCGCAGCTGGGGCGTCGCCACCTCCACCGCACAGATGGAAATCGTCGGCCGGCGCCACTACGGGCGCAAGGCCGTGCCCGCGGGCGGCGGCGGCGGCAAGGGGCAGACGCGCGAACTGCTCGACACCCTCCTCTTGTGGAACCCGAAGGTGGTGCTCGACGCCAACGGCCAGGCCGTGGTGACGGTGCCGCTCAACGACGCGCTCACCACCTTCAGGATCGTGGCCGTGGCCGATTCGGGCACCAGCCTCTTCGGAACCGGCCAGGCCAGCATTCAGGCCACGCAAGACCTGCAGATCATCAGCGGCCTGCCGCCGCTGGTGCGCGAGGACGACCAGTTCCGCGCCCAGATCACGCTGCGCAACACCACGCAAAAACCGATGAAGGTCGAAGCCACGCCGCGCGCCACGCTGCTCACGCTCGAGACGCAGACGGTCGACATTCCGGCCGGCGAAGCGCGCGAGGTGGCCTGGACCGTGACCGCACCCGCACAGCTCGCGCAGACGCGCGCCGAAGCAATCCTGTGGGAGATCGAGGCGAAAGACACGCTCGGCGGCGCGCGCGACGCGCTCAAGGTGCGCCAGCGCATCGTGCCCTCGGTGCCGCTCACGGTGCAGCAGGCCACGCTGGTGCAGGTCGATGGCCCCTTCACACTCGACGTGGCACCGCCCGCCGACGCCCTGCCCGGCCGCGGCGGCCTGAAGCTTTCTCTGCAGCCCAGGCTCGCCGAAGGCCTGCCGGGCGTGCGCGACTGGTTTGCCAACTACCCTTTCATCTGCCTCGAACAGAAGACCAGCAAGTCGGTTGGCCTGCGCGACGCGAAGATGTGGCAGGGCGTGCTGGCCCAGCTGCCGACGTACCTGGACAGCGACGGCCTGGCCAGCTACTTTCCGCCGCGCGACGGCGAGTCCAACCGCGGCAGCGACATCCTCACCTCCTATCTGCTGGCGGCAACGCACGAGGCGGCGGCGCTGAACCCGGCCTTTGCGCTGCCGGACGAAGCGCGCGCGCCGATGGAATCGGGCCTCATCGCCTTTGTCGAAGGCCGCATCCAGCGCGAGTTCTGGAGCCCGCGCAAGGACCTGGACGTGCGCAAGCTCGCCGCGCTCGAGGCCCTCTCACGCTACGGCACGGCCAAGGGCAGCATGCTCGGCAGCATCACCATCGCGCCGAACCAGTGGCCCACCAGCGCGGTGATCGACTGGCTCAACATCCTGAAGCGCGTGCAGGACGTGCCGCAGCGCCAGCAGCGCCTGGACGAAGCCAACAACGTGCTGAAGGCGCGCCTGTCGTACCAGGGCACCAAGCTCGTCTTCAGCACCGAGCAGGACGACTACTGGTGGTGGCTCATGACCAACGGCGACGTCAACACCGCGCGCCTCCTGCTCAGCGTGATGGACGACGCGGCGTGGAAGGACGACATCGGCAAGCTCGCCAACGGCTTCATCGGCCGCCAGCAGAACGGCGCCTGGCACACCACCACTGCCAACCTGTGGGGCGGGCTCGCGCTCGAGAAGTTCTCCAAGGTGTTCGAAAGCACGCCGGTGGCCGGCGTCACCGCCGCCACGCTGGGTGCCGTGAAGGCCCAGGTCGACTGGCGCAACGTCACGCGCGCGAAGACCACCGACCCTGCCGGCGCGCCGAACCAGAGCACCTTCTTCGGCGCACCCGCCTCGCCGGGCAATCTGAAGAACAACACCATGTTCCTGCCCTGGTCCGCATCACCCGCGGGCGCACCGGTGCGCGACACGCTGCTGGTCACGCAGCAAGGCACCGGCAAGCCGTGGCTCACGATGCAGTCGATTGCCGCGGTGCAGTTGAAGGCGCCGTTTGCCGCCGGCTATGCCGTCAAGAAGACCATCACGCCGGTCGAGCAGGCCATTGCGGGCAAGTACACCCGCGGCGACGTGCTGCGCGTGACGGTCGAGGTGAACGCCAGCACCGACATGACCTGGGTCGTGGTGAGCGACCCGATCCCGGGCGGCGCAACCATCCTCGGCACCGGCCTGGGCCGCGACTCGCAGATCGCCACGCAGGGCGAGAGAAAGTCGGGCGCCGGCTGGCTGGCGTTCGAAGAGCGCAGCTTCGAGGCCTTCCGCAGCTACTACGAGTACCTGCCCAAGGGCGTGGTGAAGGTCGAATACACCGTGCGCCTCAACAACGTGGGCGACTTCGCGCTGCCGCCGAGCCGCGTCGAA
Protein-coding regions in this window:
- a CDS encoding alpha-2-macroglobulin, translating into MKKTIPALLLAGSAFFAGPGHAIQITSLTPQGEVARVRQIVAKFDQPAVNFGDPKAPAPLTVSCTDAQAGKGTGRWTDAKAWVYDFENDLPPGVRCTVTRISTFKPSSGGELTGPDRYQFNSGGPFVRNFMPDSYGRIDEQQMFVLELNGAATVESVRQNVWCAADGIGERIPVKLLDGEQRAGLLKAFGREKETAKDPLRFIALQCNRTLTPGSKVQIVYGKGVATPSGVANNVERRLSFQVREPFAVSFTCERENAQAACLPLRPMQLQFNAPVTRKLASQIQLKGGGKTIAATLENDGGAASEDDVVSSASFGPPLAEDTKFTIELPAKFEDASGRPLASPGTFPLKVATGAMPPLAKFAASPFGVVERLAEPGTPAMMPVTVRRVEPALMVQALTPGKVSDMNPKTDAEIIAWFRKVRRYEEYTVTREQARKDVKGALPPVIENNDRTNVQSRMLSLLAGQPGVKALDMPKAQSGDPRPFEVIGIPLTPGFHVLEIASQKLGDALLDERYGASRTMYVRTTALATNLAVHFKLGRENSMAWVTTLDKGKVVPNAEVRVSDCHGVAVASGTTDASGIVRLAGIAPDAPSCYSPGEYSNNAWFVSARAKDDKGVEDLAFTWSDWQRGIEPWRFNVPTSLQAEPDRVAHTIFDRTLLRAGETVSMKHLIRTQTSKGFGLPEARPDTLVVTHTGSGQRFTQPLAWRKTPTGGLSAENTFAIPPAAKLGVYEVMLRTGKGKDANSGDSEDEGDGDDSGRNRSFSTGQFRVEEFRLPVLEGRIAPTDKKPLVNALSVPADVQINYVAGGGAANLPVRVSAMVRGKSLSFADHDAFSFNPPRVQADSSQAAAPAADTAGGEEDINSASDTRVIADKLPLTLNKDGAGKVTIDKVPKVKAARELLLEATYADPNGEVQTIRSTQTLWPASVIAGIKTEGWVSTSQKLKYQALALDLSGKPQAGVTLNVRAVARITTTSRKRMVGGFYTYDNKTETKDIGTVCSGKSDARGLLLCESVLKEAGEVELVASATDSEGRDSRAASSVYVTRQGELWFGGEDNDRIDVLPEKKSYQPGETAKFQVRSPFRFATALVSVEREGIIETRVVQLDGKDPTVSLEVKPEWGPNAYVSVLALRGRLREVPWYSFFTWGFKAPREWWTAFWYEGKEYVAPTAMVDLSKPAYRLGMAEIRVGTRAHQIDVTVTSDKPSYPVRSKAQITISAKLPDGKPAAGAEVALAAVDQALLELMPNDSWNLLNAMLQRRSWGVATSTAQMEIVGRRHYGRKAVPAGGGGGKGQTRELLDTLLLWNPKVVLDANGQAVVTVPLNDALTTFRIVAVADSGTSLFGTGQASIQATQDLQIISGLPPLVREDDQFRAQITLRNTTQKPMKVEATPRATLLTLETQTVDIPAGEAREVAWTVTAPAQLAQTRAEAILWEIEAKDTLGGARDALKVRQRIVPSVPLTVQQATLVQVDGPFTLDVAPPADALPGRGGLKLSLQPRLAEGLPGVRDWFANYPFICLEQKTSKSVGLRDAKMWQGVLAQLPTYLDSDGLASYFPPRDGESNRGSDILTSYLLAATHEAAALNPAFALPDEARAPMESGLIAFVEGRIQREFWSPRKDLDVRKLAALEALSRYGTAKGSMLGSITIAPNQWPTSAVIDWLNILKRVQDVPQRQQRLDEANNVLKARLSYQGTKLVFSTEQDDYWWWLMTNGDVNTARLLLSVMDDAAWKDDIGKLANGFIGRQQNGAWHTTTANLWGGLALEKFSKVFESTPVAGVTAATLGAVKAQVDWRNVTRAKTTDPAGAPNQSTFFGAPASPGNLKNNTMFLPWSASPAGAPVRDTLLVTQQGTGKPWLTMQSIAAVQLKAPFAAGYAVKKTITPVEQAIAGKYTRGDVLRVTVEVNASTDMTWVVVSDPIPGGATILGTGLGRDSQIATQGERKSGAGWLAFEERSFEAFRSYYEYLPKGVVKVEYTVRLNNVGDFALPPSRVEAMYAPEMFGETPNARVKVEAAK